The DNA window CCTGTATACAgagctgtgagacagagagtATTATGAACTGGTTTTGCTTATGTACGTAAGTTAAAATACCATGGTCTCAAAATACTACAACTTTAAGTCCCTTCAAACACATACCCTGACTATAATCTATAGGAAGATCATTTTGATGCTATAATACCAATTCAGTCAGGAACATGTCATGATTTACCAATTTATGATCCATTCTTTGGTTGTaccctggattagccgagcagcgtgctaagataaaacaggacCCCCTGTTGGGCATAGCAGGCAATGTacgtttgtttaaaatgaatatcgtttaccacgaccgtgtttggacttggttctaaaaggtggaggctggggtggtggaggcaagttgccgaCAGCAGgtgtgggtggcagtgtagctgagcagggatcagtgaggatgaagTTATATTTAAAGAGACCgttttggtgagagaatgggctgtgattggtgggtggcagtagctgacagctgagcgCATGACTCTGtatcctgcatgaactaacacaatgcttcattaattatttatttatcacatgtatttattattatttttgtcagaAGGCCTAGTTTGCCAACTGCATAATTCTTGCTAAAATACTTAATCATTAAGTGTAACCTGGATAGTGAAAATGTATGGATAAATTAGACAATTATGTATATCCTGTGCTATCAGCAATAAGAAATGATGATATGAAATAAGTctagataaaaaaataaaataaagaatgtcAACATTATTTAGATCAACAAACTGCTGCCATGTCAACTACCTACCTTAAAATGCCAGAGATGATACATCCGGTTTTCACTCACAACTTTTGGTCCCCATTGACCACTGAGTGGTAAatgcattcatacagtgcatctatgggcagcactctTTTCTATCAGGGGCCATTCGAGGTTTAGTATCTTACcaaaggacacttcggcatgcagatggggaagatgGATCGAACAGGTGACCCCCTGGTTgtaggacgaccgctctaccccctcagtaCAGCTGCCCCAGTGGTGGGAGGAGTAAAAGTAAGTTAAGCAAAAGTAGAACATAAGCTTGTGTAAAAATAGAtcttttacttaaaaaaaataaaaatataaaaagcataGTATTATAATCTACAGATGATGACATGCATTTGGAGTATGAGCCTCATTAataacaaaattacaatatagTAATTTGTATTTGCTTTTTGCAAACATACATTCATCAAACCCATGAAAGAATCAAATGTATTCATAAAATATAACAGAAGGGAACATGtttgaataatgaaaaaaacaaagcacagtGTATTATGTTACATGTAAAGCTGAACCAACAGGGAAATCCAAGTtttgaataaaaagaagaatgaaaagaaCATTGCAACATTGGAAAGTAAACCAAGGTTTATTTCCATGTACTTGTACCTCACTTGTTTATTTCAAAGTTATGCCACTTTGTAACTATATAGTTACTTTTCTGAATAAgatgtcaaacaaacaaaacatagaaTACTTGTGTAAAATGCAATGTTAATTTGTGtgaatttagtggtgaatttgtatgttgcagctgaacacccctcaccttaacctccccttccaaacataaaaaacctgtggtagccttcttttttatgaaaacacaaaaggtgtttagtttgtccagtccaGACGACTCTAAAAAACAtagcggcctccgtagagagggtcccctcccgatgtaaaaagtatttaaatataaaggggcgattctagggtaaagaaacacaacaatttgtacaatttagatgaaacacaccggTGACAACATtgctaggattattttatgttcagtttctgccaatagatccttttcacctaaatcttatgCATAGAAACCAGCTTGTATGAAAACCTCACCCAAAAGATATATCGATGATAAAACATGCAGAATCTCAGATACTAAGGTAAAAAGCAGTGTCCAAGCAGGCCGACCAAAGAGCCACAGGTAGTTTCCTTGAACAAAATGctattttattttggttttggttttagtaacaaaaatgtaaagaaatagaCTTCCTAAATCAAAAAGGTCAACTAACAAAAGAAGTGGTTGCTGATGCGGCCATCACATTGACATTAGAAGTGATTTCTGTGTATAAGGTTAAAGCAGCTGTAAACTGCTGCTCAAGAGTCAATGCTCAAGAGTCAAGTCTTTTACTTTTGATGTCATTGGTTCTTTTACTACAGTAAAGGATCTagaaccactgtgtgtgtgctacaaATAATTAATTGGGTTATTTCTTCCCGGACTCTTGCTCTTGGCATGTGaataattattttctattatttaatttcaaaattCTGTGTATTcaatcatttttaatatattcatCCATATGTcaggaaaatgtatttccatATTCTCGATTGGCTCCACTTTGCTTCCGCCCAGTGTATCTGTTCATCACCTCAGTGTCTTCTTCACTCACAGTATCATCTCTCTTCAGTAGTCTTCTCCACTGGTATTCATTCCTGCTGCCAAGCTCAATGAATCAAGCTATTTGCATATTGGAGAGATAAGGAGTTAGCCTTTGTTTCTAGGATAATCGAATTAGACCGTGCAATCcgacagacccacacacacacacaatcacacacacacacacatgcacacccaaAGAGAGAGTCTTCCATATCTGAGGATTGATGTGTTTCTTTGATGGGGACAGATCCCTCAGGGCAAAGAAGACTGACTTTACTtggttttctcctctctcccacatTCTGATGTTCACAGgcatatgcacaaacacacagctctaTTTCTAAAATTAGGATTCtactaaaaaaactaaaaggtttcgggacatttttttttttaatcaaagcaaTGGATAATTATTATTCCAGTCcaatttcaaaatgtgtgttcatcatttttcttttcccaaCTGAGACTTTCTAAACCCATGCATATGTGTAGTAGTTTCAACAATTGCTCGTAACGATTTTATGCCTTTGTCTACATTTCAAAAGTAGAAGTATAACAAAGGACTTCTGTGCCATTTTAAATTCACCACTGTGGCAGGGATGGAGGGAGTTCTATCATGTGGGATTTTGGGCTGTGTAAATCAACTTTAATCAAGTCTGACTCCCATGCTTGGCATTGTCTTCTCCCCTTTAACCTCCTCACTCCCATTTAGGACAAGCCTGGTGAATTAAACTGCtgaggttgtttttgtttacacacTCACAGCTACAAATGATTACAATACAAAAATGACTGGTGACCTTGGGACTATGGCTTCAAAGACTGGCTCTCGGCAAATGGAGAGTAAACTCTCTGACAGCAAAGGAGTCTGCAAGGAGAGAGTGTGCAGCTGAAGACGCCTCTGACTATGTCTGAACTCTTTAACttgtagaacacacacacacacacacacacacacacacacacacacacacacacacacacacacacacacacacacacacagtgaacaaaacaaattacaaaaGATGTCTGGGAAGTTTTCATCTGCTGCACATTTACAGATAATTAAACAACATGGAGGTCAGTGATCATGACTCACTATATGTTTACCATGTTCCTCACCCATCCACATGTgacatgtgcatgtgcacaatTTGCTATTTTTAAAGCTTCTTAAAATGACTAATGGTAGAATGATGCACATCAATAATTAGCATTTTAGGTGGATGGATTATCTTGGAGATTTGCTCACTAACAtagatttaaacacatttgtgaATATCTAATACAAGCCCTGTGTGTACTTCTAACtaatttaatcatgtttttatgtaaaGCAATAAGAGGAGCATTGGCATAAACAAGAACATTGTctgtaaaaatacacaacagaataatcaatgcttttttaaatcaaagtattAAAGATGGCGATAAACACTGACCAGTAGAGACATTTTGAACTATGAGTGCTAAAGACAAAGAAAGGTGACATCacatgaaagtttaaaaaaatgtgtttttgattataattttgtgttatatattaTGTAATTCTGTGATCCTAATGAATTTCCATAATTCCCAGGCCTTGACTGAAAAGGTCTCCCTTTGTTATTAAGGAAAAGGCAAACATACATAGATTGCAGACTCTCAGATAAGAGGATTTGATGCTTTTCTTACACAAATGATAGAAAATCAATATGGTTAGATTTCGGACCACTGGTCAACTCTCGTAATTCGCATCTCACTTAGATTTCCACTGCCTCAACATGTTCCTGCAAATTTTCAccttttaatttgacttttttatgaaTCCAGGTGTTCCATGCGCATGAACAGATAAATGGAGAAAGCTCCCTGCCATCCTCGGGTGAATTCTGCCTCTCTCCATGTTCATGTCACATCCTTTTCCTCTTCACTTGTTCAGGCGTGAGCTCTCACTACCTGCACTGTGGCgtaggcagcagcagctgtgaggGGAGCAGGTGACAAATGAGATTGAATTCCTGTCTTCCCTGCAGTGGAGTCTAATAGCTCCGATGTgaggcagcagacagacagccaGTTGTGAGGATGCTGAGAGACAAAGCACtctatctgtttttttctgtcactgtggtGAGCTGATATTCAGTCTGACCACGGCGGGCAAACTGAGCTGCGATAAACTGTTCAGCTTGAGATTCATGGTGCCCATTTAGAATGAGCATAATTAAACTGGAGTGATTACAGTGTTTAAGCAGGCAATAAGGCAATTACCAAAGTGGCAGGTGTGAGGACATTTGTGTCACTCTTTTATTACCTTCTGTAGATTTACCTAATCCCACTGTTAGCATTTATTTACCACATTTGACTGTTTGATAAATAagtcacacacatatatatatatatgtatatatgtaaatacatttctcaTTGCAAACAGAACAGTTTATGACTAGACACAGTGCTAAACATAAGGCTGTAGTATTATGTACTGGTAATATACTGGGTAATATGTACTGAGTAATATACTATAAAGCTGTATATTTAAGGAATCTTATGTGGAGCCTGCAgccttttccttctttttttcactgtttcaaaacaaaaccaaaactaCACACATAAGCAACAGGTAAAACAAGTAATCCAGTGTTTTTATCTACTCTGACACAAAATGCTAGTGTTGGCATGTCCAGAAAACGTTTACCATCTAGGGGTGATCGATTAGTTCATGGTATGAGGTGAAGACAGAATAGGAGGTAATTGTAAGAGTTACTAAACACATTAATAAGGGTTCTGATGGGTTTAGATTCAGAGTACTGAGCACTGAGTCATGTGCTCATTAACACCTGTTTTTacctgctgtttttaaatggtCGCCGTGAGTTTAGTTCAGCAGAATCAATGGGTGCTGatcattttttaaacagttATCATTTCcatttgtatagcctatattcacaaatcacaattagactcatagggcttaacaaggtgcacaCCCTCCGCCCTTGAAGGGATCGTTCACCGGAAAAAAAAACGTTGCTTATTATCTATACTCACCgttatgctgatggaggggtgggtgcttaaatttccttttttctgtgaactatcccttaaacGCATGAAAAGAGTAgaggaaaactaaaaaaatcaacaatcctcagagagagccaAAGGACGAAAAGAAGTACAATAGATGATCAACagaattacaatatttacaactttCATGAGAAAAAGACACTTAATGGTCTAGAGTTGATGATGGTTATTtgacatcatcttcttcaccaaGGTGTCgtcagaagagatgtgtctttagtctgcagtGGAAGATGTGAAGACTTTCTGAtgtcctggtgtcaatgggaagctcgttccaccatttaggagccaggataGCAAACAGTCGTGATTCTGTTGAGTGGTTTGCTCGctgtgagggagcagcaagccgattggcagatgcagagtggacaggctggggtgtaaggtttgaccatgtcctaGATGTAGACTGGGCCCAATCCGTTTTGAAAGTGTAGGcgtgagatgaccagagcctggaccagaacttGGCCACCTTTCAGTGAGAAGGGGAcgtgcagcatgtatctacacgAGCGGGTTGTTGCAGCAATGTTGGCGGTAAGGGAGAATTGAATGTTGAGTGTCACACCCAGCCTCCTAGCAGTCTGGGTGGGGGCCACCACAGAGTTGTCAATGGTCCACTTactaaatgtttaattaatatACATGAGCCAATAGACTAATTGTACTTTTCAACATAATCTCTGCTTGCAATAAGATTATGGTGTGTAACAAACCATATATTAATTATTCAGACAGTTACCTGTTGTGGACATTTTGACTCATCACATTATATAAGCCAATATCATCAGGGCGACTGAGGGCTAATCCTGCTGAGATCATATTAGAGGATCCGGATAAATTGTGGTGCACATCAGGGTCATCCGAAGTGTTCAGATCAGACCGAGACGGATCATTtggtgttatgtgtgtgtgtgagtgtgtgtgagtgtgtgtgtgtgagtgtgtgtgtgtgtgtgtgtgaggggggaggGCAAACACCCTGAacaacacagatgtttgttGAGCTGCGTCGTGCGTATTGGTGCGACGAAGTCCCCCAGAGCGCAGCGCGCTGTCCTCGCGGTGCGTAAAGAGAGCTGTGCCACAAAATGCGCCGAGAGCACTTTTTCCCATGTTCACACGCGAGGCGTCTGCACTTTCCCGTAGAAAGGAATCAGCTCAGGTGACGGGATACGATCTATTTTTAACGACCAACTCAGCAAACAGTCAGACACATGCCCGGAAGATGGACTCGCTGTACAACGCCACCGATTGTAACGGGACGACCGTCTCCGTTAACTGCACCGACGGCTTCAACCAGTTTGTCCAGCCGGTGTGGCAGATCACGCTGTGGGCTGTCGCTTATTGCAGCATGGTTGCGGTGTCTGTGGTCGGTAACATGGTGGTCATCTGGATTATTCTGGCGCACAAGCGCATGAGGACCGTCACCAATTACTTTCTGGTAAGTAACTGCAGTATGTTAATGATATGTTATTATTAAGGGTTTCTTTAAATGTAAGGTGTTGTTTGATAGGATGaaactttattattatgttCTGTCATTTTTAGAAATTGATTGGTGATGTGTCATGTTTGTCCCCTCCAACATGGATTGTTATGTTATGCCATTTTTTGTTAAATGAATTGTTCAAGGCTATACTGCATCGACTACCGATTATAGAGGCTCTACAAAATGACAGTATGTTGGTCTGACTGATTTAATGATCAACATTATCTTTCTTGGCTAAATATGTAGTGAATGAATGCAATCATGAAAACGTCCTTAAAAGATGAACCAATTAACTGGTTAATCAACTAACTTGAGGCCCATGTAACATTAGAACAGACTAGAATAACAAACATAATGATAATCAAACACAGTCCCCTCAACATCTACGAGCATAAGGggatatttttaaatgtctctctGCAAACAATTGCAGCTCTACagtatgaaaacatgaaaactcttGTATTCAACACACGCTTGCTCTGTAACAACTTATGAGGGATGTAAAACACTGACTATTATCAGTATTTCAGTAGTTCATCAAACAAAAATTCTTTGTGATTATTCGTTGTATCTGAAATTTGAGCTCTGATTTCAAGTCTCAAAACTATGGATGATATAACCTCTCAGTGAGCCCTCAATATATTTGTCGAGTTTTTTTATATgagatattttcaaaaaaacGTGTGATTGCAATGAATTAATTAatcttcaaattatttttttccttagctttttacagttttgttttcaataatttttttctggAAAAGAGTTTTGTGTTGTGACTTAAATagtaatttcattttcaaaataaatgcctatttattttctatcaatCATCTGCTTAATGAATTCATTGTTGCAGCTCTAATGTACTTTCATAAACTGAGAGAGCTCAGATCTCTTCTTCATCGAACAAGCTCAAGCATAGTGAACAGATGAGCTTCCTGTTGATCCTGAAAAGACAGTTTATCTTCTCCAGTCATTCAGCTCAGAGAAAAGAACCATATTCATGCCCTGCATTTAGTCTCTCAGGCAGCTTTTCCTCCCAGTTGTTCAACCTTCGATGTCATTGAGGGGTTTGAATATGTCTTTACAGTTGTGCATCCAAAGTTTCTCACTTTCTGACTCGGACTCTTTGTGAGTATGGTGGCAAGAGTTGTTTAGTAATTTCTGTCGTTCCTCTGCAGGTCAACCTGGCCTTAGCCGAGGCTGCCATGTCTGCGTTCAACACAGTGATCAACTTTGTGTATGCTGTTCACAACGAGTGGTACTTTGGCTTGGTTTACTGCCGCTTCCACAACTTCTTCCCCATTGCGGCCATATTTGCTAGCATTCATTCCATGACGGCCATCGCTctggacaggtgtgtgtgtgtgtgttttcagcatgGGCTATATTTCACAATATATGTGTTTAGATGAACAGGAATACAAGCCATTCTAAACGGCAGCATGAGCGTCAGCACCGCAGCGTAGAAATCTTTACGTCTCTCCACTACAGCGCctaaataaaaatgagaatGTGTACCTCAGGGCTCTGGAGGCACTATAGAGGATACCTAACACTTTTGCAATATACAGTAGAGGAGACGTCATACAATAAAAAGGCTTTTACACATTTCACCGTTCTCACGTGTATGGCCAAATGAAAGGCTGTATACAAGAAGAAAACTTGTATCTGCAAGGCTGAACCTATACAGCGATGTTCATACATTGCAGGTATATTGTGTTATAATGAGCTAGCTGTTTTCATATACAATTCTAATTTCTTAATAAATAGAACTAAACTTTTCTGATTCAAGATTTTTTGGGAAATATCACAAAAACGTTTTACAGGTGGAAAAGGAAGCGAAACGATTAAGTGCAATGGAAAGACCATACAGTAATCccatgagagagagggaaaatggCTGCTGATTAAACATTGCAATATGTGGACCATTAAGTAATCAGAGCTGGTGTTTGTCTAGTGTCTACCATCTCACTTTAGCATTCAAACATTTGCTAATAAACGCTGCAACAAACTACAGATGAGGCTGATGGAACATGTAGAGCaggaaaatgaaacacaaaatactgCATCATAAGTattgaataaaatgtgacatattCACACCTTTTGTGTTGGTTTACACAGATACATGGCTATCATCCACCCCCTGCAGCAGAGGATGTCTTCCACAGAGACCCGTGTGGTGATTGCTGTGATCTGGATGTTGGCTCTGCTTCTAGCCTTCCCTCAGTACTACTACTCCTCCACCGCCCTGCTGCCTGGACGCTCAGTCTGCTACATAGACTGGCCTGAGTACTCCACTGTGGACTTCAAGAAGATGTGAGTATAGCAGTGCATGAGGTTTCTTTCTTCGAGTAGTTTGTGAATAAAGATGATGATTACACATGACAGCTcccgaaagtgaagccacaaTGTctttatcgccccctggtgactggctgcataATAGGTCAAAAAACGGAATATCTTAAAGCCATTTTTTTCAATGATgctttcttatcacactgatatttGTTCAAGTGTTGATGTTTCTGATCATTTTGGTTATGACTTTGGTTAATTACATGTATCTGTGGGACCTCAATACCAAACCTCCACTTAAATATCGCaatgctgttatttttcatttttgtgataGGAAGTTGAGACAATGTCaagcatctttatttacagtatatggTTGCAAGTATAATTGCAAGGACATTCCCACTATTTATCTTTATAATACAGAGCATTCCCACTTCTCACCGGGCTCAGGTGAATGAACCAGCTTCTCAGATTCAGATTACAATATTAAATCCTcaattttcattgtttgtgttgttttattcgtTATTGAAGTA is part of the Paralichthys olivaceus isolate ysfri-2021 chromosome 18, ASM2471397v2, whole genome shotgun sequence genome and encodes:
- the LOC109626125 gene encoding substance-P receptor-like — translated: MFTREASALSRRKESAQVTGYDLFLTTNSANSQTHARKMDSLYNATDCNGTTVSVNCTDGFNQFVQPVWQITLWAVAYCSMVAVSVVGNMVVIWIILAHKRMRTVTNYFLVNLALAEAAMSAFNTVINFVYAVHNEWYFGLVYCRFHNFFPIAAIFASIHSMTAIALDRYMAIIHPLQQRMSSTETRVVIAVIWMLALLLAFPQYYYSSTALLPGRSVCYIDWPEYSTVDFKKIYYVCVTLLIYFLPLCVMGCAYTTVGVTLWASEIPGDSSEHYKEQLIAKRKVVKMMIVVVCTFAVCWLPYHVYFLLHQFFPELFEQRYIQQVYLVVMWLAMSSTMYNPIIYYCLNSRFRAGFQQVFCCCNPTIVKEELELKSPRYLQTQVSIYRASRMETVVSAADHPAAEEQKRAELCSVALTWGSHPSGGDLRSEMFPASPNCPSQQSRHHEE